From the Pseudomonas syringae KCTC 12500 genome, the window CCTGACCGCGGCCAGGCGGGTGGGCGTATCGGTTTCATTGACGCTGAAAAACAGCAGCGGAAGCTTCTGCTCCAGCCCTTCCTGAGCCTGGGAGGCCAATTCAAGCCCCTTGCCGGGTCCGCTGAAATCGACGTCCATGACAATCGCTGCCGGGTGCCGCTGTGCCATTGCCCGCTGAAACTCGGCGACATTGTGCAACGACAGCGCTGCCAGACCGAAGAACTCCAGCTGCTTGGCCAGGCGCTCGGCCCGCTCGTGATCCTGAAGCACTATATAGACGGGCTTGCGCAACGGTGGCAGCGCCGTTTGCTCGAAACGATCGCCATGGCGCAGCCCGGTTCGGGAAAGGCGCTGCATCAGGCGATTGAGATCGGTGATGACACGGCTGTTGAGACGACCGCGATTGGCTTCCACCACATCCAGGGCCTGACTGATCTCCTGTGCCAGAGCGCTGTGTTCAACCTGCTCGAAGCGCTCGGCAAAGCGCGAAAGACGCTGCGTGGACTCCTTGAGCTCGGCCATATCGCCGACCGACCATTCGGCCTTCTGCAGACGTTGCCACGTCTCTAGAATCTGGCGCGCCTGGTGAATGACCCGCTGGGCAAAGTGGTGCTTCAGGCGATCTCGGCTAGGGTCTTCAGGGTAGGTCATATTCAGACTACTGTGGTTTTGCTGAGCGATACGGCTGATGGCGCTATGCTAGCACCTCCGTTACAACAGAACAGCGTCGTAAGTCACTTATTTGACAACATTTTGATGGCGCATAGCCAGTATGCAAATTCAATCGATGCATAGACTGCGCCTATGATCGTTACAGTTCAAATCTCAAGATAATGTCTGTCAGCCGCACCTTGAGGTAAGGTTGCGGTCGAACGCCTCGTGAAGCATTCAACTCAAGATCGAAAGGACCCTACCATGCTGGATTGGAAGAACCGCGCAGGCAGCGCGGGTGCGCGCACCGCAGACACTTCATCGACCAAACGCCGCGGTTACCTGGGTAACCTGTTCTACAGTCGCGCGCTGGGCGCCCTGATCTTGATCTACCTGCTCGTCGCACTGGCAGTCGGCTGGTACTGGAGCAAGGAGCCTGCCCTGTTCCCGGTGCAACAGAATGCGCAAGCCGCCGCCGAGCGCGAAGGCAAACAGATGGTCATCGGCTACACGACGGTTGAAACGCTCAAGACCGTAGCAGGCACGTTGCTTAGCAAGCCCGGTGGCTACCTGTCCAACGACCGCATGCCACCGGGCCTGTGGCTGGACAACATCCCGAGCTGGGAATACGGCGTGCTGGTTCAGGTGCGTGACCTGAGTCGTGCGCTGCGCAAAGACTTCGCCCGCTCCCAGTCGCAATCGGCTGAAGACGGCGATCTGGCGCGTGCCGAGCCGTTGTTCAACTTCAACAATCGCAGCTGGCTCCTGCCGTCGAGCGAGTCGCAGTACGCCGAGGGGATCAACTCCCTGAGCCGCTACCAGGCACGCCTGTCCGATCCCAACCAGAAAGGCGCGCTGTTTTACGCCCGCGCCGACAACCTGAACAACTGGCTGGGCGATGTCGGCACCCGTCTGGGTTCGCTGTCGCAACGCCTGTCGGCCAGCGTTGGCCGGGTCAAACTCAACAGCACGCTGAAAACCGAAGCCGCTGTGTCGGTCAAACCCGGTGAAGTGCCGCAGGTCGATGAGGAAATCGTCGAAACGCCATGGCTGGAAATCGACAACGTGTTCTACGAAGCACGCGGTCAGGCCTGGGCGCTGTCGCACCTGCTGCGCGCCATCGAGGTTGATTTTGCCGATGTACTGGCGAAGAAGAACGCGACGGTCAGCGTGCGCCAGATCATTCGTGAGCTGGAAGCCTCGCAAGAGCCGATGTGGAGCCCGATGATTCTCAACGGCAGCCCGTTCGGCGTATTCGCCAACCACTCACTGGTCATGGCCAACTACATCTCGCGTGCCAACGCCGCAGTCATTGACTTGCGCCAGCTGCTGAATCAGGGCTGATGTCCATACCTGCCAACGAGGCCGCGCATCGCGCCGCCTCGGATGCCGAGCAGATCGCCTGGGTCGACGAACAGGATCGACTGCTCGGTTCGCTGGTCCGTGCCGACTTGCGTGAACGCGGGCTGATCGGACGCGGCACTTATATCCTGCTGTTCAACAGTCTGGGTGAGCTGTGTGTGCATCGACGCACCTTGAGCAAAGCTATTTATCCCGGCTACTGGGATGTAGCCGCAGGCGGCATGGTCCAGGCGGATGAAAGCTATGCGGCCTCTGCCGCGCGAGAACTGGAAGAAGAGCTGGGGGTCAGTGGCGTGCCGCTGCAGGCCCACGAACAGTTTTTCTTCGATCAGCCGGGCAACCGGCTCTGGTGTGCAGTGTTTTCAGCCGTGTGGGACGGGCCGTTGAAACTGCAACCTGAAGAGGTCCTGGAGGCACGCTTCATGCCCATCGCCGACGTGCTGCAAGAGGCTGAGCACAATCCCTGGTGCCCTGACTCCCTGGCGGCGCTGAAACGCTACCTCAAACAGATAGAGAACGAGCAGTAAGCGAGTGTTCAGAAATTGGCGCATCCAGCCCCTTAGCAACCGGCCGGTTTGCCGTTACACTGCGCGACCTTTTCAAACTGGACCGGCCCTGCCGTTTCAGTAGCGCTGCCCCTGCCAGAGTGGGGCTTCGCGGTCGATGGCTCGTACGAGCCCGACCCATCTTCAGTCCTCAACAAGAGGATGTTTGCGTGGCTAAAAAAGCCGCTTCTCTCGCCGCCCTGGGTGGCCTGGTATTTTCAACCGACGCTGGGCGCCACTGCCCCGATTGTGGTCAAGCCGTTGCCGAGTGCACCTGCAAACAGACGGCCATCCCCGAAGGGGACGGCATTGCCCGTGTACGTCGCGAAAGCAAGGGCCGGGGCGGCAAGACCGTCACCACCATCAGCGGCGTCCCGCTGGCCGAAGAACCGCTCAAAGAGCTGGCCAAGGCCCTCAAGCAGCGCTGCGGCACCGGCGGATCGCTCAAGGAAGGCGTGATCGAGATTCAGGGTGATCACGTAGAACTGCTGTTGGCAGAGCTGATCAAAAAAGGCTTCAAGGCTAAAAAGTCCGGCGGCTGAACCCGCGAATCAAATCGTCATTTCCACTCATTACAATGCGCCCAGCTGGCTACTGGCTGGCGCTACGACTTCTTTATAGGGGACTTCGATGTCCGTACGACGCACACGCAAAGACGATGGCAGCCAATGGACCGTTGCGGACAGCCGCAGCGTTTATGGCATTCGCCATTGGGGCGCGGGTTATTTTGCAATCAACGAAGCGGGACGCGTTGAAGTCCGTCCCAACGGGCCGGACAGCTCGCCCATCGATCTTTACGAACAGGTCGACAATCTGCGCAAGAGCGGCCTGTCGCTGCCGCTGCTGGTGCGCTTCCCCGACATCCTGCAAGACCGCGTGCGCCAGCTGACCGGCGCATTCGACAGCAACATCGCGCGCCTGGAATACCAGAGCCAATACACCGCGCTGTATCCGATCAAGGTCAACCAGCAGGAAGCGGTGGTGGAAAACATCATCGCCACGCAGAACGTCTCCATCGGCCTGGAAGCGGGCTCCAAGCCTGAGCTGATGGCCGTGCTGGCACTGGCGCCCAAAGGCGGCACCATCGTCTGCAACGGTTACAAGGACCGTGAGTTCATCCGTCTGGCGCTGATGGGCCAGAAGCTGGGCCATAACGTGTTCATCGTCATCGAGAAAGAGTCCGAAGTCGAACTGGTGATCGAAGAAGCCGCCGAGCTGAAAGTCGCTCCCCAGGTCGGTCTGCGCGTGCGCCTGTCTTCCCTGGCGTCGAGCAAATGGGCGGATACCGGTGGCGAGAAATCCAAGTTCGGCCTGTCGGCTGCGCAATTGCTGTCGGTGGTCGAGCGTTTCCGCAAGGCCGGCCTGGATCAGGGCATCCGCCTGCTGCACTTCCACATGGGCTCGCAGATCGCCAACCTGGCCGACTATCAGCACGGTTTCAAGGAAGCGATCCGTTACTACGGCGAACTGCGCAAGCTTGGCCTGCCGGTGGACTACATCGATGTCGGTGGTGGTCTGGGTGTCGATTACGACGGCACGCACTCGCGCAACGCCAGCTCGATCAACTATGACATGGACGACTACGCAGGCGTGGTGGTCGGCATGCTCAAGGAATTCTGCGACGCGCAAAGCCTGCCGCACCCGCATATCTTCTCGGAGAGCGGCCGCTCGCTGACCGCCCACCACGCCATGCTGGTGGTGCAGGTGACCGACGTCGAAAAACACAACGACGAAGTCCCGGAAATCGCCGACAAGGCCAGCCTGCCGGAAACCGTGCAATGGCTGGTCGACCTGCTCGGCCCGACCGACATCGAGATGGTCACCGAAACCTACTGGCGCGCCACGCACTACATGAGCGACATCGCCGCCCAGTACGCCGATGGCAAGATCAGCCTGTCGGAAAAGGCACTGGGCGAGCAATGCTACTTCGCCGTCTGCCGCCGCCTGTACAACTCGCTGAAAGCCCGTCAACGCTCCCATCGTCAGGTGCTGGACGAGCTCAATGACAAGCTGGCCGACAAGTACATCTGCAACTTCTCGGTGTTCCAGAGCCTGCCGGACACTTGGGCCATTGGCCAGGTGCTGCCGATTCTGCCCCTGCACCGCCTGAATGAAGAGCCGGTGCGCCGCGCCGTGCTTCAGGACCTGACCTGCGATTCGGATGGCAAGATCAAGCAGTACGTCGATGAGCAGAGCATCGAGACCAGCATGCCGGTGCATTCGCTGAACGAAGGCGAAGACTATCTGCTGGGGATCTTCCTGGTGGGTGCCTACCAGGAAATTCTCGGCGACATGCACAACCTGTTCGGTGATACCGACTCGGTGAACATCTACCAGAACCCGGACGGCAGCGTTTACCACGCCGGCATCGAAACTCACGACACCATCGAAGACATGCTGCGCTATGTGCACCTGTCGCCGGAAGAACTGATGACCCATTACCGGGACAAGGTCGCCAGCGCCAAGATCACCCCACGCGAGCGCACCTACTTCCTCGATGCCTTGCGCCTGGGACTGACCCGCTCGTCGTACCTGTCGTCCTGATCCTCGCGCGGAGCCAGATCTAACTGCTTGTCATGCCAATGCTCCGCATTGGCATGCAGTTCGTGACGCGGAGCGTGAGGGACGAGAGGTGCCCGTAACCACCGCCCCCCATGCCCCGCGCTCATACAACCCACCCATTCGACGTAATCCCCCACCAACATCTGCTGTAGGCAACGTCCTGTTCTACCTGCAGACCTCTACCCTGCCCGGCTTCTGCGCGAGAATCTGCGGTCGCATTCCCGGTAGAGAAGCCCTCCATGCCCGACCCCGACAGCGCGCCGTTCTTTTATCTGGAGATTGCCCGCCTGCAGCGCCGTTTCAGCGTCGTATCGTTCGGCGCAACCGAAGCGATCAGCCAGCCGTATGCCATCGAGCTGGAAATCCTCGGCGACGGCTTCGATCTGGACCTGACCAGCCTGATGTACAAGCCTGCCTGGCTGAGCTGTGGTAGCGAGCAGGGTTTTCCGGGGCAGAGTTTTCAAGGACAAGGCTTTCACGGTCAGATCCACGGCGCGACCCGCAAGCACTACCACCCCGGCCCGGCCTGCTACACGCTGCTGATGGGGCCTCGACTGGCCTGCCTCGGACTGCGTCAGCACTCACGTATCTTTCAGCACATGACTGCCACGCAGATCATCGCCCAGGTGCTGGAAGAACATGGTTTGAAGAACGCCTTCCGCTTTGACCGCAGACAGAATGCATAGAGCGCGAAAGCTGCGTGCAGTATCAGGAATCCGACCTGCAACTTGTCCAGCGGCTGTGTGCAGAAGAAGGCATTCACTACCATTTCGTCCACTCGCGTCGCCGCCACCTGCTGGTATTTGGCGCCAGCCCTTGGGAGACCGGGTTCACAGCACCTGCCCCGGCACCGCGCCCTGCCATCGCGCCACTGCAGCGTGGCTGGATCATCGGCAGCGACGGCGAACCGGCAAGGACCGATGCGTCAGGTCGGGTGCACGTGCGCCTCGAATGGGACTGGCAACGTCCGGAGGGCCCCGACGCGGGCTGTTGGCTGCATCTGGCTGCGGGGCTGGATGTTGAGTGTCGGGGTGGCATGGCAGTGATAGTGAGCTTTTGCGCAGACGATAAACGCCCGCCGCAGATCACCGGCTGCCTGTCAGCGCTGGCAGACGCTGGCGGCCACAGATGTGATCAGGCACCTGCCGATAACGTCGAGATGCACCTCGACTGGCAACTGATCACCGGGCCAGACCGGCAACTGCAACTGGCGGACGGGACCCGCGTAGAACTGGCTGAAGGCAGCACACTGACCGTCGATGCCGGGGCAAGCACGGTACAGATAGATGACAGCGGTCTTACGCTGAGCAGCCCGCGCATCAGCTTCGCCAGCCCACCGAGTGATCCGCACGCCACTGAATGACGTAGCAGCAACTGTGCGGCACTGGGACGAAGCGTGACGGTCTCAGGCATATCCGACTTACCTTCCAGAGCCCCTCCGCTATGATCCGAGTGATTTTCCTGACACTGATGACCGGTGCCGTACTGGCAGCCTTGTCCGGCTGCTCGCCTTTGAAGCTGCTCAATACGTTGAACCCCAGCGGCCCTGTCGATCATGTCTACAATCTGGCTTACGGGCCGGATCCACGCAATACACTGGATGTCTACACGCCCAAGGCAAAACCGGCCAAGGCACCGGTCGTGGTGTTTTTCTATGGTGGCAGCTGGAACAGCGGCTCGAAGGCCAATTACGCATTCGTCGGCGAAGCGCTGGCCGCACGAGGCATGGTGGTGGTTATCGCCGACTACAGGCTGTATCCACAGGTACGTTACCCAAGCTTTCTGGAAGACTCGGCCAAGGCGCTAGCCTGGGCGCACAAGCATGCGAACACCTACGGTGGCGATCCGAGCCGCCTGTACGTGATGGGCCACAGCGCGGGTGCCTACAACGCCGCAATGCTCGCGCTCGACCCGCGCTGGCTGGCTCGCGAAGGCTTGTCGCCCTCCATCCTCAGCGGCTGGATCGGGTTGGCCGGGCCTTACGACTTCCTGCCCATCGAGAACCCGGACGTGAAGCCGGTGTTCTTCTTCCCCAATTCACCGCCCGACTCGCAACCCATCAATCACGTCACGTCCAGCGCACCACCGGCATTGCTGATGGCCTCGAACACCGACTCGCTGGTCAACCCCAAGCGCAACACGGGCGGCCTGGCCAGGTCGTTGCGGGAAGCCGGCGTGCCGGTGCGCGACCTGTACTTCTCGCGCACCAACCACGGCACGCTGGTCGGCGCATTCGCCAAATTGCTAAGCGGTCTGGCACCAGTGGTCGACGAGGTGGACATGTTCGTCAAGCACACGCCGCAAACGGCGTCTGAAAAGAACGCCGCAACCGGGTCGAAAGCTCAGTGAACGAACCAGCCGTCACTGCGTGTCAGCCGCCAGGCAATGGTCCCCAGACTAAGGCCACGCAGCAGGGTAAAGGCCAGGAACGTCAGCCATAGGGCGTGGTTGCCGTGGCTGGAAGCCAGATAAGCCAGCGGCGCGATACACGCTGCGCTGAACAGCATCGCGTTACGCATTTCCCGCGCACGCGTGGCACCGATGAACAGGCCGTCCAGCAAATAGCTCCAGACGGCCAGCAACGGCATCAGCGCCAGATACGGCAGATACGTCATCGCAGTGGCGCGCACCTCCGGGATATCGGTCTGCAGGCTGACGAAGGCATGCCCAGCCACCAGAAAGAACAGCGCGAACATTACGCTGGAAATCAGTGACCAGCCCCCAGCGACCACTAGGGAGCGGCGCAACGTATCCCGGTCCCGCGCGCCGATGGCATGCCCGCACAGCGCTTCGACCGCATGCGCCAGCCCATCCAGGGCATGGGCAGTCAACAGCAGGCCATTGAGCAGCAAGGCATTGGCGGCGACCGTCGCATCCCCCAGGCGAGCGCCCTGCACGGTGATCAGGAACATCACCGATTGCAGCGCCAGCGTGCGCAGAAAGATGTCACGGTTGACTGCCAGCAAGGGCCGCCAGTTGCTCCATAGCCGCAAGGCCGACCAGACGATCCGCCCAGGCCAGGCGCGCAAGGTGTTGCGCGCCAGCAGCAGACCGAGCACCACGCCCGTCCACTCCGCGAGTACCGAAGCACGTGCCGAGCCGACCACGCCCCAGTCCAGCCCCATGACGAACCACAGATTGAGCACGATGTTGACGGCATTGGTCACCAGCAGAATCGCCAGTGGCGCCCGAGCGTTCTGTGCGCCCAGAAACCAGCCGACCAACGCATAACTGGCCAGCGCCGCAGGCAGGCCGAACAGTCGGGTATGGAAGAATTCCAGGGTCATTTGCTGCAGATCGGCAGACGGCTGCATCATCGTCAGCGCCAGATGGCTGAACGGCAAGGCGATCACACCCAGCAGCAACGCCAACCCGACAGCCAGCAGCAGCCCCTGCAACAGAATCCGGCGCAAGGCAGCGCTGTCACTGCGCCCTGCCGCCTGCGCGGCAAAACCGGTAGTGCCCATGCGCAGAAAGCCCATGGCCCAAGCGAGAAAGGTATACAGCGTGGCGCCCACCGCCACGGCGCCCAGTTGATGGGCGTGGGGCAAATGACCGATCACCGCGCTGTCGACCAGCGCCACCAACGGCACGGAAATATTCGACAGAATCATCGGCGTCGCCAGCGCCCAGACGCGACGATGGGTTGAGCGATGACGCCAGTCAGTGAGCAACGTAGACATGAGAACCCCCGGCAAGGCGGGCATTGTAGCCAGATCAAACGCAGGGTGTCCCAGCGTTTCGATACGTCCGGAAACGGTACTCATGCCTCGAAAGCGGCGGCGTTATCGTTGCGCACGCTCCAGTGGGAATGCATTTCGTGACGCTCTGCGTCACCCGCTGCATGCCAACGCGCAATGGCACGATAGTCAGTCCGTTCGATAGATGACCTTACGGGTCAATCTGACAGTAATACTTGTCATCACGACTGTTATATAGTCGCATCCTCTCTACCGTTGCCGATGAGTGCCCCCATGTTAAACAAAGGATTGTTTCTGGCTTGCGCGCTTGCGCTGCTGAGCGCCTGTGATTCTTCTTCCACGGATAAACCCGCGCCCGCTACGGCCCCCACGACCCAGGCAACGGTCACCGACACAAAGCCCAAACCCGCAGTCGACCTCGCCGCGCTGAGCAAGCGCTACGCAGGCCGCGAACTGACGGTCATCGATGTATCGGAAATCCAGGTCGACGGCGCAAGCACCCTGTCGGTGAGCCTCTCGGTACCGCTCGACCCCGAGCAGAAATTCGACGAAAAACTTCACTTGGTGGACAGCAAGAGCGGCAAGGTCGACGGTGCCTGGGAGCTATCTGACAACCTCATGGAATTGCGCCTGCGCCACCTGGAGCCGCAGCGCAAACTGGTCCTGACCGTCGATGCCGGTTTGCTGGCCGTCAACAAGGCCAAACTCGCCGCCGAATACATAAGCCGTCTGGAAACCCGCGACCTGCAGCCCTCTGTCGGTTTCGCCAGCCGTGGCAGCCTGTTGCCGACCCGTCTGGCCGAGGGCCTGCCGGTGATCGCGCTGAACGTCGACAAGGTGGATGTCGAGTTCTTCCGCATCAAACCCGACTCGATGCCGAACTTCCTCGCCCAATGGGACGGTGCGTCGAGCCTGTCCAGCTACAGTTCCGAAGAGCTGCTGCCCATGGCCGACCTGGTCTACAGCGGCCGCTTCGACCTCAAGCCCGCGCGCAACACCCGTGAAACCCTGCTGCTGCCGATTGCCGGTATCAAGCCCCTGCAACAGCCAGGTGTGTATCTGGCGGTGATGCGCGCCTCGGGCACCTACAGTTACTCGCAGCCGGCCACCCTGTTGACGCTCAGTGACATCGGCCTGTCGGTGCACCGCTACAGCAATCGTCTGGACGTCTTCACTCAAGCGCTCGAGGGTGGCAAGGCGCTGGGTGATATCAGCGTCGATGTGTATGACGACAACGGCAAGGTCGTCGCCCAGGGCAAGACCGACAGCGACGGTCACGCGCAACTGCCGTTGCCGGCCAAGGCTGCCGTGGTACTGGCGCACAAGGACGAACAGACCAGCATGCTGCGCCTCAACAGCTCGGCGCTGGACCTGGCCGAGTTCGATATCTCCGGCCCGCAGGCTCACCCGCTGCAATTCTTCATCTTCGGCCCGCGCGACCTGTATCGCCCCGGCGAAACCGTGCTGCTCAACGGCTTGCTGCGCGACAGCGACGGCAACACCGTCAAGCCGCAGCCCGTCACCGTCGAAGTGCGCCGTCCCGATGATCAGGTCAGCCGCAAATTCGTCTGGGAGGCTGACAGCAACGATTTCTACCAGTATCAATTGCCGCTTGCCGACGAAGCCCCCACCGGACGCTGGCAACTGGTGTTCGACCTGGGCGACGGCAAACCGCAACTCTACGAGTTCAAGGTCGAGGACTTCCTGCCCGAGCGTCTGGCGCTGGAGCTCAAGGGCAGCGACACGCCGGTGGCGCCTGCTGACAACCCGCAATTCGATATCACGGGCCGCTACCTGTATGGCGCGCCCGCTTCGGGCAATACGCTGACCGGTCAGGTCTATGTCCGCCCGCTGCGCGAGGCGGTGCCGAAGCTGCCGGGTTATCAGTTCGGTTCGATCACCGAAGAAGACCTCAAGCATGATCTGGAGCTTGAACCCGTCACCCTCGATGCCGAAGGCCATTCGACGCTCGCTGTGCAGAGCGAGTGGGCGCAGGCCAAATCGCCGCTGCAACTGATTCTGCAAGCCAGCCTGCAAGAGTCTGGCGGGCGGCCGATCACCCGTCGTCTGGTGCAGCCGATCTGGCCTGCCGAACACCTGCCCGGCGTGCGTGCACTGTTTGGCAGCAGCACGGGTGGTGACGACTACGACGACGAAGCCAAGGGCGAGGCGCAGACCAACGGCGACGGCCCGGCCGATTTTGAAATCGTCATGGCCGACGCGGCTGGCAACAAGCTGGCCGCTGACAACGTGAAAGTCCGGCTGATCCGCGAGCGTCGCGATTACTACTGGAACTACTCGGCCGACGACGGCTGGAGTTACCACTTCAACGAGAAATTCCTCAACCTCAACGAAGAGACCGTCAGCATCTCCAAGGACGCCACCGCCAGGGTCAGCTTCCCGGTCGAATGGGGTCCTTACCGTGTCGAGGTGGAAGATCCGTCCACCGGAATGGTCAGCAGCCTGCGCTTCTGGGCCGGTTATCGCTGGCAGGACAACACTGACGGCGGCGCGGTCAGACCGGATCAGGTGAAGCTGGCGCTGGACAAGCCGGCCTACAACGATGGCGACACCGCGAAAATCACTGTCACCCCGCCGGCTGCGGGCAAGGGTTATCTGCTGGTCGAGTCCAGTGAAGGGCCGCTGTG encodes:
- a CDS encoding DUF2333 family protein, with translation MLDWKNRAGSAGARTADTSSTKRRGYLGNLFYSRALGALILIYLLVALAVGWYWSKEPALFPVQQNAQAAAEREGKQMVIGYTTVETLKTVAGTLLSKPGGYLSNDRMPPGLWLDNIPSWEYGVLVQVRDLSRALRKDFARSQSQSAEDGDLARAEPLFNFNNRSWLLPSSESQYAEGINSLSRYQARLSDPNQKGALFYARADNLNNWLGDVGTRLGSLSQRLSASVGRVKLNSTLKTEAAVSVKPGEVPQVDEEIVETPWLEIDNVFYEARGQAWALSHLLRAIEVDFADVLAKKNATVSVRQIIRELEASQEPMWSPMILNGSPFGVFANHSLVMANYISRANAAVIDLRQLLNQG
- a CDS encoding NUDIX hydrolase, whose amino-acid sequence is MSIPANEAAHRAASDAEQIAWVDEQDRLLGSLVRADLRERGLIGRGTYILLFNSLGELCVHRRTLSKAIYPGYWDVAAGGMVQADESYAASAARELEEELGVSGVPLQAHEQFFFDQPGNRLWCAVFSAVWDGPLKLQPEEVLEARFMPIADVLQEAEHNPWCPDSLAALKRYLKQIENEQ
- a CDS encoding translation initiation factor Sui1, whose protein sequence is MAKKAASLAALGGLVFSTDAGRHCPDCGQAVAECTCKQTAIPEGDGIARVRRESKGRGGKTVTTISGVPLAEEPLKELAKALKQRCGTGGSLKEGVIEIQGDHVELLLAELIKKGFKAKKSGG
- the speA gene encoding arginine decarboxylase, with product MSVRRTRKDDGSQWTVADSRSVYGIRHWGAGYFAINEAGRVEVRPNGPDSSPIDLYEQVDNLRKSGLSLPLLVRFPDILQDRVRQLTGAFDSNIARLEYQSQYTALYPIKVNQQEAVVENIIATQNVSIGLEAGSKPELMAVLALAPKGGTIVCNGYKDREFIRLALMGQKLGHNVFIVIEKESEVELVIEEAAELKVAPQVGLRVRLSSLASSKWADTGGEKSKFGLSAAQLLSVVERFRKAGLDQGIRLLHFHMGSQIANLADYQHGFKEAIRYYGELRKLGLPVDYIDVGGGLGVDYDGTHSRNASSINYDMDDYAGVVVGMLKEFCDAQSLPHPHIFSESGRSLTAHHAMLVVQVTDVEKHNDEVPEIADKASLPETVQWLVDLLGPTDIEMVTETYWRATHYMSDIAAQYADGKISLSEKALGEQCYFAVCRRLYNSLKARQRSHRQVLDELNDKLADKYICNFSVFQSLPDTWAIGQVLPILPLHRLNEEPVRRAVLQDLTCDSDGKIKQYVDEQSIETSMPVHSLNEGEDYLLGIFLVGAYQEILGDMHNLFGDTDSVNIYQNPDGSVYHAGIETHDTIEDMLRYVHLSPEELMTHYRDKVASAKITPRERTYFLDALRLGLTRSSYLSS
- a CDS encoding alpha/beta hydrolase — encoded protein: MIRVIFLTLMTGAVLAALSGCSPLKLLNTLNPSGPVDHVYNLAYGPDPRNTLDVYTPKAKPAKAPVVVFFYGGSWNSGSKANYAFVGEALAARGMVVVIADYRLYPQVRYPSFLEDSAKALAWAHKHANTYGGDPSRLYVMGHSAGAYNAAMLALDPRWLAREGLSPSILSGWIGLAGPYDFLPIENPDVKPVFFFPNSPPDSQPINHVTSSAPPALLMASNTDSLVNPKRNTGGLARSLREAGVPVRDLYFSRTNHGTLVGAFAKLLSGLAPVVDEVDMFVKHTPQTASEKNAATGSKAQ
- a CDS encoding MATE family efflux transporter; amino-acid sequence: MSTLLTDWRHRSTHRRVWALATPMILSNISVPLVALVDSAVIGHLPHAHQLGAVAVGATLYTFLAWAMGFLRMGTTGFAAQAAGRSDSAALRRILLQGLLLAVGLALLLGVIALPFSHLALTMMQPSADLQQMTLEFFHTRLFGLPAALASYALVGWFLGAQNARAPLAILLVTNAVNIVLNLWFVMGLDWGVVGSARASVLAEWTGVVLGLLLARNTLRAWPGRIVWSALRLWSNWRPLLAVNRDIFLRTLALQSVMFLITVQGARLGDATVAANALLLNGLLLTAHALDGLAHAVEALCGHAIGARDRDTLRRSLVVAGGWSLISSVMFALFFLVAGHAFVSLQTDIPEVRATAMTYLPYLALMPLLAVWSYLLDGLFIGATRAREMRNAMLFSAACIAPLAYLASSHGNHALWLTFLAFTLLRGLSLGTIAWRLTRSDGWFVH